TTCGTCAAAATTGAACATAAGAGAATGCAAATAATAAAGAGTTTTTGGGTGTTGGTTCTGCCTGCTAAATTGAGCGGGCTTATTTGATATTATGATACTTTGTTCTGTAAATAAAAAAAATGACAATTAGAACATCTTGCTGAGGAGTCTATTTCATATTTTTTAGATAAAAAGTAAATAATGGTATTTGGTATATACCCCAAAGTATGTTTTTGGTATGTGCCTTATTATCAAACAGCTGATAGTTGGTTGGCCAATTAGTTTGTTTACTTGGCTTCAATTATACTACTTATTTTTGGAAAATAATAATGAAAGTAAGGAAGCAAAAGCCATAATACCTGCAATAATCAGAAAGGCATTTTGATAAGAATGGGTTTTGTCAAAGATATATCCTGTAACTATTGGCCCCAAAAATGCCCCTGCCGATTCAAACATATTGATAGTTCCACTGATTTTTCCTGCCGACTTTAGTCCAAACGTTTTGATAGTAAGTACATTATATAAAGAATAAATACCACCCCAACTCAGGGCCATTCCTGCTGTAGACCAATAAACTAGCTGGGGATTGAGCGAAGCAAAGCCAAACACCGAAATTGTCATTAAAATACAACAAGAAGTAAAAACATGATAGGTATTAAAATAGTCAGAAGTAGACGTAATAAGTAATTTGCCTGCAAAGGCTACGCCAAAATAAAGGGTTAAGGCAAAAGTGGCATCTTGCTTTGAATAGCCAAGGTCGGTAATATGCAAAAACAAATTGGATACCACACCCAAAAGCCCATAAAAAGTAAGAAATCCACAGATACAAATAAGCCAGAATGTTGCTGTTCGAGAAGCCTCCTGAAAGCTCATGCCTTGTAAAAGTGGCTCGGCAGAAACAGTATTTTTCGATTGTGTACGTCCTTCAAATGCACTAATTTGCATTTCTTGTGGGGAACTTTTTACGACCAATAAAATATAAATAAACAACAAAGCCGGGAAAATAGCTAAATGCAGGAAGGTTTCACGCCAGCCATAGCAAGCCAACCACGATTGAATAATATTGGGAAAAACAAAACTGCCCAAACTTGTACCTGCCAATGTAATACCTAATGCCAAACCTTTATATTGTTTAAACCAGCTAGATACCAAAATAATAGCCGAAACCGAGCCAGACAACGTATAGGCTAATCCAAACAAAAAATGCAAAAAGTAGGCTTCGGCTTTGCTATGAATCATGCTGTATAGGCTCAATGCCACGGTAAGAATCAGGCTACCCGCCAATAAAAGCCTTTTTACCCTAAATTGATCAATCAACATACCCGAAAAGAATATCAAAAGAAAGGCCGTTGCATTAGGAATAGAGTCGCGTAGCTTGAGCTCGGAACGAGTCCATTTAAACTCATCAAGCAATACTCTGTCAAATACCGAAATCGTTGTAGATGTTAAACCATTGATGACAACTAAAATGATTAACCCCGAAAAACAGATGATAAATGGATAATATTTTTGTTTCCAAGCATTGGATAAAAGTGGCTTCATCTTGATGTATTTTGAATTGACTGTGGATATACAGTCTTTGAAATATCTAGTTTTAATACAAAAAAGGGTAGAACTCAGTTCCGCAAGTACTCAGATGGCTAATTATTTAGTTTGAGCATAGTAAAATCTTGAGATTAGTTTATAATTTGTTTAGTTTTGTAAGAATAACCAGACTGAATTTGTCCACATTGCTCAGTCATAATGTCAAAATACTACATGATAAGATTTCAAAAGATAGCCCTTATTGGTTTTTTCTGCCTACTAACGGGTCAGCTCGATGCCCAGTATTTGGAAGTTTCACCTTCAAAAGCACCTGATAATTGGTTTAATTTAGACTTTCGTCAGGATGGTGTTATGGGAATTAGCACCGAAAAGGCCTATAAAGAAATTTTGAATAAGAAAAAATCACATACCGTAATCGTCGCCATTATTGATTCGGGTGTCGATATTGCTCATGAGGATTTGACTGATAATATCTGGAATAACTCTAAAGAAATACCTAACAATGGTATCGACGACGACCACAATGGGTTTGTTGACGATATACACGGCTGGGATTTTTTGGGGAATCGCAATGGCGAAGATTTAGCTCGTGAAAATATGGAGCTTACACGTGAATATGCAAGGCTGAAAAATAAATTTTTGGGCTTGAAGGACGACGTATCCCTTACACCAAAGCTTAAAACTGAATTTGAACAATACAAAAAGTATAAAGTCAAATACGAAGCAAAACTAAAAGAGCTAGACGAACAAGGAAGTTTTGTGATTAAACTTTATCATAAATTTACTGAGTCGAAAATTATTTTGATGGACTACCTACAAGCCAAAGAGATAACCGCTGTAGAGCTAGCCAAAGTAGATGCCGATGCCCCCGAAGAGGTAAAATCAGCCAAAAGAATGTTTGACGTGTTAGCCAAGGTAGGGCAAGACGAGGCCTCACTAAAAGAGGCATATACTTACTACGATGCACAGTTTAAATACGGCGTAAATCTTACTTATAACCCAAGAAGCCTGATTGGCGATGATGTTGAGAATGTCA
The DNA window shown above is from Flectobacillus major DSM 103 and carries:
- a CDS encoding MFS transporter gives rise to the protein MKPLLSNAWKQKYYPFIICFSGLIILVVINGLTSTTISVFDRVLLDEFKWTRSELKLRDSIPNATAFLLIFFSGMLIDQFRVKRLLLAGSLILTVALSLYSMIHSKAEAYFLHFLFGLAYTLSGSVSAIILVSSWFKQYKGLALGITLAGTSLGSFVFPNIIQSWLACYGWRETFLHLAIFPALLFIYILLVVKSSPQEMQISAFEGRTQSKNTVSAEPLLQGMSFQEASRTATFWLICICGFLTFYGLLGVVSNLFLHITDLGYSKQDATFALTLYFGVAFAGKLLITSTSDYFNTYHVFTSCCILMTISVFGFASLNPQLVYWSTAGMALSWGGIYSLYNVLTIKTFGLKSAGKISGTINMFESAGAFLGPIVTGYIFDKTHSYQNAFLIIAGIMAFASLLSLLFSKNK
- a CDS encoding S8 family peptidase is translated as MIRFQKIALIGFFCLLTGQLDAQYLEVSPSKAPDNWFNLDFRQDGVMGISTEKAYKEILNKKKSHTVIVAIIDSGVDIAHEDLTDNIWNNSKEIPNNGIDDDHNGFVDDIHGWDFLGNRNGEDLARENMELTREYARLKNKFLGLKDDVSLTPKLKTEFEQYKKYKVKYEAKLKELDEQGSFVIKLYHKFTESKIILMDYLQAKEITAVELAKVDADAPEEVKSAKRMFDVLAKVGQDEASLKEAYTYYDAQFKYGVNLTYNPRSLIGDDVENVNDRNYGNNEVKGPDARHGTHVAGIVAANRNNSLGIQGVATDVKLMILRAIPEGDERDKDVANAIRYAVDNGAKIINMSFGKSISPQKYAVDEAVKYAESKDVLLVHAAGNENENIDINDNFPSKKYLDGKIAENWIEVGATSWMQPPSAVAEFSNYGSKTVDVFAPGVDLKSTVVGSKYEDLSGTSMAAPVVTGLAALLKSYYPELTAKQLKKIILNSAIKLPHTKVNQPGTGDLVEFSKLSITGAVVNAYNAVKLAEESSLK